TGATCATCATAATAAACCAAACCTAATTTACCCTTATAGTTTATCAATTGCAAGAGCTTTCTTGATAAATGAACTTGAATTCTTCAGTCCTAACATCAAAGCACACATCACAAAACCAGACATCTGCTCAGACTTGTTAACACAGGTAGAAGAGTCACCTAAGTAATACAAAACCCCATTAATGCATATCCCTGAACTCACACACTCATGCCGTAAGGAACATTCGATCTTTCTCCACCTCATTCCCATAGTTCCTAATGTCATAATTCTATGATCATCAGGACCAAATGGATAAGCCATGAACAATACCTTGAATTTCTTGTAAATTGGATCAAACCCAAAAAAGCTGTACGTCTTTCTGTACCTACGGATATATGGTAATGCCTCATACCGTCCCGTTTTAGGGCTACATATCACTGGCACTCCATCGCAGCGTTTGCCTAGGGTTTTCATACCATAGAAATATATCAATCCAGAGACATATCCACATGCAAACTCCTGACCAGAATGATGGATCCGAATACCGTCTGGAGGGAACTTCATATGAAACTCAGGGGTTACGGCAAGAGACGATGAACATTTCTCATATGGACTCAGATTCTGAGGCACCGAGAAGATACTCCACAGACCCTTTTCTTCGATGCCAAATAAGAGACGCGGCTGAGATAAGGACTTGGCCAGGAACAGATCTTTGAAGTCTTGACCACCTAGTATTGATTCCCATTGCTTGGACACGCAACTAAACCTGGCGATTGACTTTGAGGGCAGTCTCGACAATATCTCGAGGTCGAGTTCAATAGGGATATAATCTGACATCATGACCGATTTAGTTGCTGATCGAAGAGGAGAGAGATGTGAAATTTATATTAGGACCCAGCGAAACCTAGTTACTATATATGGAAGGCCGAGGAGAACATAGAAGTAAATaccattcttttatatattaattaagaaacattacaaacatttttttaagttatgtgTAGTTATGAGAATGAAATTcagaatttttagaaaaataggttgatccatcttaatttatataaattaacaatcAATAAACAAtgtacaaaagaatattctcgcattttccttaaataaaagttatagaATTATctaataacatatatttatgataataaattgttataaataataaatatttgataacaatttttgaaTCTTagctttcttttgtttaattttatattattaaaagatattaaacaaacaaattaaccatttaataaaaaatttagatttttttttatatgttatattttgaatttttaaaacgacTATGAGTTATTAGGAATTTTATAATccgactttgaaaattttgtgcttatttgtttaatttgttttgttataacaagataaaaatgatcataaaattgtacTAATATGGattcttatttaataaatattcaaattaaataatatatatatattcagctaatgatttaaaacaagaaaata
The Raphanus sativus cultivar WK10039 chromosome 1, ASM80110v3, whole genome shotgun sequence DNA segment above includes these coding regions:
- the LOC108847651 gene encoding LOW QUALITY PROTEIN: F-box protein At1g47340-like (The sequence of the model RefSeq protein was modified relative to this genomic sequence to represent the inferred CDS: inserted 2 bases in 2 codons) encodes the protein MMSDYIPIELDLEILSRLPSKSIARFSCVSKQWESILGGQDFKDLFLAKSLSQPRLLFGIEEKGLWSIFSVPQNLSPYEKCSSSLAVTPEFHMKFPPDGIRIHHSGQEFACGYVSGLIYFYGMKTLGKRCDGVPVICSPKTGRYEALPYIRRYRKTYSFFGFDPIYKKFKVLFMAYPFGPDDHRIMTLGTMGMRWRKIECSLRHECVSSGICINGVLYYLGDSSTCVNKSEQMSGFVXVCFDVRTEEFKFIYQESSCXLINYKGKLGLVYYDDHVDDTIELRVWVLEDVEKLEWSKYAYTLKDDRLCLRDVFVVGVSSKGEMVLSMAKYTSKQPFYVFYFNPETNTLQRVEIQGFGEYNESSDEPRSVYVFADHVDDLNVHDSKLLKSSIYVPYVYREESEEENMMKMVLGVFW